Proteins from a genomic interval of Salinivibrio kushneri:
- the rpsB gene encoding 30S ribosomal protein S2, translated as MATVSMRDMLKAGVHFGHQTRYWNPKMKPFIFGSRNKVHIINLEKTVPMFNDALAELSKIGERKGKVLFVGTKRAASEAVKAAAENCEQFYVSNRWLGGMLTNWKTVRTSIKRLKDLETQSTDGTFEKLTKKEALMYTREMEKLDKSLGGIKNMNGLPDAMFVIDADHEHIAIKEANNLGIPVFAVVDTNSNPDGVDHVIPGNDDAIRAIQLYLNAASDAYKEGRSQDIVAQAEDELVEVAE; from the coding sequence ATGGCTACTGTTTCAATGCGCGACATGCTCAAGGCGGGCGTACACTTCGGTCACCAAACTCGTTACTGGAACCCAAAAATGAAGCCTTTCATCTTTGGTTCACGTAACAAGGTGCACATCATCAACCTTGAGAAAACTGTACCAATGTTTAACGATGCTTTGGCTGAACTGTCAAAAATCGGTGAGCGTAAAGGTAAAGTCCTGTTCGTTGGTACTAAGCGCGCAGCAAGCGAAGCGGTAAAAGCGGCAGCAGAAAACTGCGAGCAGTTTTATGTAAGCAACCGTTGGTTGGGCGGCATGCTCACTAACTGGAAAACCGTTCGTACATCTATCAAGCGTCTGAAAGACCTGGAAACTCAGTCTACTGACGGTACGTTTGAGAAGCTGACCAAGAAAGAAGCACTGATGTACACCCGTGAGATGGAAAAGCTCGACAAATCACTGGGTGGTATCAAAAACATGAACGGCCTGCCTGATGCAATGTTCGTTATCGATGCGGATCACGAGCACATTGCCATCAAAGAAGCGAACAACCTGGGTATCCCAGTATTTGCAGTGGTAGATACTAACTCTAACCCAGACGGCGTTGACCACGTCATTCCAGGTAACGATGACGCAATCCGCGCTATCCAGCTTTACCTGAATGCCGCGTCTGACGCTTACAAAGAAGGCCGTAGCCAAGACATCGTTGCGCAAGCAGAAGACGAGCTGGTTGAAGTCGCTGAATAA
- the map gene encoding type I methionyl aminopeptidase: MTIPIKTEEEIEKMRVAGRLASDVLVMLGDHVKPGVTTRELDDIAHKYMTEVQGTTPATLDYHGFPKSMCTSINHVVCHGIPNDDDVLQEGDIVNIDVTVIKDGYHGDTSKMFLVGEVSLEDKRLCRVTQESLYHAIKKVKPGATVGELGSAIQKFIKNSNTRYSIVKEYCGHGIGASFHEDPQVVHYKNNDRTVLKPGMCFTIEPMINAGKYGTVLDEDDGWTVYTIDGKKSAQWEHTLLVTETGVEVLTLREEESLPRYINH; this comes from the coding sequence ATGACAATCCCGATTAAAACAGAAGAAGAAATTGAAAAAATGCGCGTCGCTGGCCGCTTGGCGTCCGACGTGCTCGTCATGCTTGGCGACCATGTAAAACCCGGCGTCACCACCCGTGAGCTGGATGACATTGCTCACAAATATATGACTGAAGTGCAAGGCACGACACCGGCCACCTTGGATTATCATGGTTTTCCCAAATCCATGTGCACCTCGATTAACCATGTGGTTTGCCATGGCATTCCGAACGATGACGATGTGCTGCAAGAGGGCGATATCGTCAACATCGATGTCACTGTGATCAAAGATGGCTACCATGGCGACACCTCAAAGATGTTTTTAGTCGGTGAGGTGTCTTTGGAAGACAAACGTCTATGTCGTGTCACACAAGAAAGCCTCTATCACGCGATCAAAAAGGTCAAACCCGGGGCAACCGTGGGCGAGCTTGGCTCCGCCATTCAAAAATTCATTAAAAATAGCAATACACGCTACTCGATCGTTAAAGAGTACTGTGGGCATGGCATTGGTGCGAGCTTCCATGAAGATCCTCAAGTGGTGCACTACAAAAATAATGATCGCACTGTACTCAAACCTGGCATGTGCTTCACCATCGAGCCTATGATTAATGCAGGTAAATACGGTACCGTGCTTGATGAAGACGACGGCTGGACGGTGTATACCATCGACGGTAAGAAATCGGCCCAGTGGGAGCATACGCTACTGGTGACCGAGACTGGGGTCGAGGTATTAACGCTGAGAGAGGAAGAGAGCCTCCCGCGTTACATCA
- the tsf gene encoding translation elongation factor Ts: MATVTAALVKELRERTGAGMMECKKALVEANADIEVAIENMRKSGAAKAAKKAGRVAAEGVILVKENEGKAAIVEINCETDFVAKDANFAEFADQVAEAALAEGLDIDALKEKFEQQRADLVAKIGENMDIRRVSFIEGEKVGSYRHGGRIGVIVAAKADEETIKHVAMHIAASKPDYVNPEDVPADVVEKEKQIQVDIAMESGKPAEIAEKMVAGRMKKFTGEISLTGQAFVMDPSQTVGQMLKEKGAEVTDFIRFEVGEGIEKEEVDFAAEVAAAQQS, encoded by the coding sequence ATGGCAACTGTTACCGCTGCCCTGGTTAAAGAACTTCGCGAGCGCACTGGCGCTGGCATGATGGAATGTAAAAAAGCACTGGTTGAAGCGAACGCAGATATCGAAGTAGCAATCGAGAACATGCGTAAGAGCGGTGCGGCAAAAGCAGCGAAGAAAGCTGGCCGTGTTGCTGCTGAAGGCGTGATCCTAGTGAAAGAAAACGAAGGCAAAGCTGCGATCGTTGAGATCAACTGTGAAACTGACTTCGTTGCAAAAGATGCAAACTTCGCAGAGTTTGCTGATCAAGTTGCTGAAGCCGCACTGGCTGAAGGCCTTGACATCGACGCGCTGAAAGAAAAATTTGAACAGCAGCGTGCTGACCTGGTTGCGAAAATCGGTGAAAACATGGATATCCGCCGTGTTTCATTCATCGAAGGCGAGAAAGTGGGTTCTTACCGTCACGGTGGTCGCATCGGTGTTATCGTTGCGGCAAAAGCGGACGAAGAAACCATCAAGCACGTGGCGATGCACATTGCCGCGTCTAAGCCTGACTATGTTAACCCTGAAGATGTACCTGCCGACGTGGTAGAGAAAGAAAAGCAAATTCAGGTTGATATCGCAATGGAATCAGGCAAGCCTGCTGAGATCGCAGAGAAAATGGTTGCTGGTCGCATGAAGAAATTCACCGGTGAAATTTCTCTGACAGGTCAAGCATTCGTCATGGACCCATCACAAACTGTGGGCCAAATGCTGAAAGAAAAAGGTGCCGAAGTGACCGACTTCATCCGCTTTGAAGTGGGCGAAGGCATCGAGAAAGAAGAAGTAGACTTTGCTGCAGAAGTTGCTGCGGCGCAACAAAGCTAA